One Stigmatopora argus isolate UIUO_Sarg chromosome 12, RoL_Sarg_1.0, whole genome shotgun sequence genomic window carries:
- the guk1a gene encoding guanylate kinase isoform X2, which yields MYRRYFARLYSAMAGPRPVVLSGPSGAGKSTLLKKLMKEYSGVFGFSVSHTTRNPRPGEENGKDYHYVTREAMQVAIDKGEFIESAEFSGNMYGTSRAAVQAVKARNLICILDIDMQGVKNIKKTDLDPIYISIQPPSLDVLETRLRDRKTESEENLQRRLRAAKGEIEFSKELNMFDVIIVNDNLEDAYKHLRDALLEEINTVRKINITS from the exons ATGTATAGGAGATATTTCGCCAGGCTTTACTCGG cTATGGCTGGTCCCAGGCCTGTGGTTCTGAGCGGCCCATCTGGCGCTGGAAAAAGCACTCTGCTCAAGAAGCTGATGAAGGAATACAGTGGGGTCTTTGGCTTCAGCGTTTcac ATACAACAAGAAATCCAAGACCCGGAGAAGAGAACGGCAAAG ATTATCACTATGTCACACGGGAAGCCATGCAGGTTGCCATCGATAAGGGCGAATTCATAGAGAGCGCCGAGTTTTCGGGAAACATGTACGGAACAAGCAGAGCTGCCGTGCAGGCTGTCAAGGCCCGGAACCTCATTTGCATACTCGACATAGACATGCAAGGAGTGAAGAATATCAAGAAGACTGATCTCGATCCCATTTATATCTCCATCCAGCCTCCATCTTTGGATGTCCTG GAAACCCGTCTAAGAGACAGAAAAACCGAATCAGAAGAGAACCTGCAGAGGCGCTTGCGTGCTGCTAAGGGTGAAATTGAATTTA GTAAAGAACTCAACATGTTTGACGTCATCATCGTCAATGACAACTTGGAAGATGCTTACAAGCACTTAAGAGATGCGCTTCTTGAG GAAATCAACACGGTCAGGAAGATCAACATCACTTCGTAG
- the guk1a gene encoding guanylate kinase isoform X1, whose product MKDMGVEGTRVQHAMAGPRPVVLSGPSGAGKSTLLKKLMKEYSGVFGFSVSHTTRNPRPGEENGKDYHYVTREAMQVAIDKGEFIESAEFSGNMYGTSRAAVQAVKARNLICILDIDMQGVKNIKKTDLDPIYISIQPPSLDVLETRLRDRKTESEENLQRRLRAAKGEIEFSKELNMFDVIIVNDNLEDAYKHLRDALLEEINTVRKINITS is encoded by the exons cTATGGCTGGTCCCAGGCCTGTGGTTCTGAGCGGCCCATCTGGCGCTGGAAAAAGCACTCTGCTCAAGAAGCTGATGAAGGAATACAGTGGGGTCTTTGGCTTCAGCGTTTcac ATACAACAAGAAATCCAAGACCCGGAGAAGAGAACGGCAAAG ATTATCACTATGTCACACGGGAAGCCATGCAGGTTGCCATCGATAAGGGCGAATTCATAGAGAGCGCCGAGTTTTCGGGAAACATGTACGGAACAAGCAGAGCTGCCGTGCAGGCTGTCAAGGCCCGGAACCTCATTTGCATACTCGACATAGACATGCAAGGAGTGAAGAATATCAAGAAGACTGATCTCGATCCCATTTATATCTCCATCCAGCCTCCATCTTTGGATGTCCTG GAAACCCGTCTAAGAGACAGAAAAACCGAATCAGAAGAGAACCTGCAGAGGCGCTTGCGTGCTGCTAAGGGTGAAATTGAATTTA GTAAAGAACTCAACATGTTTGACGTCATCATCGTCAATGACAACTTGGAAGATGCTTACAAGCACTTAAGAGATGCGCTTCTTGAG GAAATCAACACGGTCAGGAAGATCAACATCACTTCGTAG